One genomic window of Amphiura filiformis chromosome 3, Afil_fr2py, whole genome shotgun sequence includes the following:
- the LOC140148914 gene encoding LOW QUALITY PROTEIN: serine/threonine-protein kinase 10-like (The sequence of the model RefSeq protein was modified relative to this genomic sequence to represent the inferred CDS: inserted 1 base in 1 codon; deleted 1 base in 1 codon), protein MSIFRRLFGGGDNKKKKEDRLQNVIRDKDPETEWEIVGELGDGAFGKVYKARNKTTNVLAAAKIIDIANDEELEDFMVEIEILSACSHEHIVGLLETYLFTNKLWMLIEFCEGGALDDIMLDLEKPLKEDQIKVVVYQSLLALEYLHSYWVIHRDLKAGNILLTIRGDVKLADFGVSAXNTRTKQKRDSFIGTPYWMAPEVVICETLKDNPYDYKADIWSLGITAIELAQTEPPYHDLHPMRVLVKIPKANPPTLMAPSRWSSDFNSFLKLCLDKNPETRPSAADLLQHPWMTGEINNKPVKDLVSEAKAEVFEELEDALPDEIPVDQQSTDSHDGEDSMSSVTTPSTPTELLPTITHNHTPHQDKLRKPSEASLNGSDISDLNISSLSTPSNNRLKPEEITVRVTNEDTSDSSQREDSETPVGTQELSNEEQTVSTPTGESVETDKSNEVSNASSASNNQTTTNQQQISGHDKQATDKPANGMVAERRSAPPSDVHIPVLLDASSKGGSVASRGSTTDQFSETGSVRTVDSLESLDTSMSSESDRKRKSDHEEKPHYKTLKKTRRFLLDGKEVKITTKKVVQEGVEDQVKKQHLERKIEMRELRRIHKGELKEANKLASKILQQMDQLERTHDNEKQALIKKCDNDVDMLNRQQKHEVEKLELGQNAELKGAVKKLKMEQDKDLKTFKERQKREAKEMKTVKAANKEDLRRKKEEFEVKQQQEERTFLSKQSNKMESQVNKILEQHKLQVSKLERRFLLDKHQKMRARESAIWELEERHLKEKHQIAKGQLKDMFFLQRHHLLRRQEKERQQLKSAQEKDEEDLKLKHSQEKKRLPRRLRGDSKTRVQMYRKSIHIKNQKLTVDEEKDLLRTFQEKENHRYKSDLQKQEKKHQKSENNLAQNNASVMQELLSIHNEKRKQLMEQETLKLKEKEDDHAIEVKRWKENLRPRKKELEEKFARELSEQERFTIKAQRVNVTHDKWMAGTVCSKKK, encoded by the exons ATGTCTATATTTAGGAGATTGTTTGGGGGTGGTGATaacaaaaagaagaaagaagacaGACTGCAAAATGTGATACGAGACAAAGATCCAGAAACTGAGTGGGAGATTGTTGGGGAATTAGGTGATGGTGCCTTTGGAAAAGTTTATAAG GCAAGAAACAAAACAACCAATGTATTAGCAGCAGCCAAGATTATTGATATTGCAAATGATGAAGAATTAGAGGATTTTATGGTAGAAATAGAAATCTTATCAGCATGTTCACATGAGCATATAGTAGGTCTATTGGAGACATATCTTTTCACTAATAAATTATGG ATGCTAATAGAATTTTGTGAAGGTGGTGCCCTTGATGATATCATGCTGGACCTAGAGAAACCTCTCAAAGAAGATCAAATAAAG gttgttGTATATCAGTCACTGTTAGCATTAGAATACTTACACAGT TACTGGGTTATACATAGGGATTTAAAAGCTGGCAATATACTATTAACAATTCGTGGTGACGTTAAATTAG CTGATTTTGGTGTTTCTG AAAATACAAGAACAAAACAGAAAAGAGACTCCTTCATAGGCACTCCATATTG GATGGCACCAGAGGTAGTTATCTGTGAGACATTAAAGGATAATCCATATGACTACAAGGCAGATATATGGTCACTAGGAATTACTGCAATAGAACTGGCTCAAACAGAACCACCTTATCATGACTTACACCCCATGAGAGTCTTGGTGAAGATTCCAAAAGCCAATCCACCAACCTTGATGGCACCATCACGGTG GTCAAGTGATTTCAACTCATTCTTAAAATTGTGCCTTGACAAGAATCCAGAGACAAGACCCAGTGCAGCAGATTTACTGCAA CATCCATGGATGACTGGTGAAATTAACAACAAACCAGTGAAAGACTTAGTATCAGAAGCCAAAGCTGAGGTGTTTGAAGAACTTGAAGATGCACTACCAGATGAAATCCCA GTTGACCAACAAAGTACTGATAGCCATGATGGTGAGGATTCTATGTCATCAGTGACTACACCCTCAACACCAACAGAACTGCTTCCAACTATCACACATAATCACACACCTCATCAAGATAAG CTAAGAAAACCATCTGAGGCCAGCCTCAATGGAAGTGATATCTCAGATCTAAATATCAGCAGCTTGTCAACGCCATCTAACAACCGGCTGAAACCAGAAGAAATCACGGTACGTGTCACAAACGAGGACACATCTGATTCCTCACAAAGGGAAGATTCAGAAACCCCTGTAGGTACTCAGGAATTGTCCAATGAGGAGCAAACAGTATCAACCCCAACTGGGGAGTCTGTAGAGACTGATAAATCCAATGAAGTATCAAATGCTTCTTCCGCTTCCAATAATCAAACAACTACTAATCAACAACAGATTTCAGGTCATGATAAGCAAGCAACTGATAAACCAGCCAACGGCATGGTTGCTGAACGAAGATCAGCGCCACCTAGCGACGTTCACATTCCAGTGCTCTTAGATGCAAGCAGCAAAGGAGGAAGTGTAGCGAGTAGAGGCTCCACCACAGATCAGTTTTCAGAGACGGGCAGTGTAAGAACGGTGGACAGCTTGGAGAGCTTAGATACTAGTATGTCATCAGAAAGTGACCGGAAGAGAAAGAGTGATCATGAG GAGAAACCACATTATAAGACATTAAAGAAAACAAGGAGGTTTTTATTGGATGGCAAGGAGGTCAAGATCACAACAAAGAAGGTGGTCCAGGAAGGAGTTGAAGATCAGGTCAAGAAACAACATCTTGAAAG GAAAATTGAGATGAGAGAGTTGAGAAGAATACACAAAGGTGAACTGAAAGAAGCCAATAAACTAGCCTCAAAGATCTTGCAGCAAATGGATCAGCTGGAGAGGACACATGACAACGAAAAACAG GCGTTAATCAAGAAATGTGACAATGACGTAGATATGTTGAACAGACAACAGAAACATGAAGTAGAAAAACTTGAGTTGGGTCAGAATGCTGAACTCAAAGGAGCTGTCAAGAAACTCAAAATGGAACAG GATAAAGATTTGAAGACGTTCAAAGAACGACAGAAGAGAGAGGCAAAAGAGATGAAAACAGTGAAGGCAGCAAACAAAGAAGATTTACGACGAAAGAAGGAAGAATTTGAAGTGAAACAGCAGCAG GAAGAAAGAACTTTCCTATCTAAGCAATCTAACAAAATGGAGTCGCAAGTAAACAAAATACTTGAGCAACATAAATTACAGGTGTCAAAATTAGAAAGAAGGTTCTTATTAGACAAGCATCAGAAAATGAGAG CTCGTGAATCAGCAATCTGGGAATTGGAAGAGAGACACTTGAAGGAGAAGCACCAAATAGCCAAAGGACAGCTCAAAGATATGTTCTTCTTACAAAGGCATCATTTATTAAGAAGACAAGAAAAG gaaagacaacaacTAAAATCAGCACAAGAGAAAGATGAAGAAGATCTGAAGTTAAAACATTCGCAAGAGAAGAAACGGTTGCCTAGGAGACTACGTGGTGACTCCAAGACTCGCGTACAAATGTACAGAAAGAGTATTCACATCAAGAATCAAAAACTGACGGTAGATGAAGAAAAAGACCTCCTGAGAACA TTCCAAGAAAAGGAGAATCATCGTTACAAATCCGACTTGCAGAAGCAGGAAAAGAAGCACCAGAAATCAGAAAATAATTTAGCCCAAAATAATGCCTCAGTTATGCAGGAACTACTATCTATTCAT AATGAGAAAAGGAAACAACTGATGGAGCAAGAAACACTGAAATTGAAAGAGAAAGAGGATGACCATGCAATAGAGGTGAAAAGATGGAAGGAAAATCTCAGACCTAGGAAGAAG GAATTGGAAGAAAAGTTTGCTCGTGAGCTGTCAGAACAAGAAAGGTTTACAATAAAGGCCCAGAGAGTCAACGTAACTCACGACAAATGGATGGCAGGAACAGTCTGCAGTAAAAAGAAGTAA